In Bradyrhizobium sp. WBOS07, the genomic window GCCGCAGGCCACCGCATCCGTCGCCCCGGCCGCCACGACGACGACACCCACGACCGCGGCGTCGCGGCTGAAGGCCGCCGTGAGCCGGTTCGTGCCGGGCAGCGACAAGAAGGATGCCGCGAAGGACGCGCCGAAGCCGACTGTTGCCGCCGCCAAGCCCGCCGAGCCGGCCAAGCCCGACACGCGCCTCGCCCAGACGCGGCCGGCGCTGAAGCCGTCGGTGAGCGACGGTGCCGGTGAAGCCACGCAGATCATGGGCGCCGCGCCGATAGTGTCATCGAACTCGTTCGACAGCCGGTTCTCGGCGGTGAAATAGGCGGGCGGGAGGCTTACTCCCGCTGTGTCAGCGGCCCCGAGGCCGCGTCCGGTTTCACATGGCTTGATCTTCATCCTAGATCGCTGGCGGCGGCGAGCCGGGCGCTGAGGAAATTGTAAAGTTTGTTCGGGCAACCGCATCAAATGTCGTATTCGGCCCGCAGGCCGCGTTCCTAGGATGCCGGTTGCGCCTCCGGCAGCTTCCAGCTTCCGTCCAGGATCTCTTTGCGGGGCCTGTACAGGCGCATCGTGAAGTTCCAGCCAGCCACGATCGGCAGACAGTTCGGTGTCGCCTTCCCGCAGCCGCCGAACTGGATCACGTAGGCGCCGCTCGCATCCGGCTTGGCCGTCAGGTTGTTGAATGAGTAGGCGCCGAGTTCGTTCTTCTGGAAGAATCCCTTCCCGTTGTAGACGCTGATCGACCAGAAGCCGTCGACCGGTACGTCCTTGAGCGTGAGGCGATAGACCGTCTTGCCGTCGTTCTTCGGCGGGTAGAAGCTCTGGTAATCGGCCGCATAGCGCGGGTTGCCGCCCCAGCCGATCGCCGTGCCGATGAGATGGTCGATCGGGTCGACCTCGTCCTTCCTGCCGAAGCGATCGACGACGCTGCCCAACGAGCCCAGGGTTTCGAGCGCGGACCTGGCCTTGGCCAGCGAAGCCCGGTCCCAATTCGGCACCTCGAACTTGCCCATGCCTGCCTGCCGCACCTCGATCGCGTCCTGCACAACATTGGCGGCCTTCACGTCCTGAGGGTCATCCGAGTTGGCCAGCGTGCGGATGATGACGTAGACGTAGCGGGTGCCGACCTTGGTCTTGTCGTAGCTGAAAGTGCCGGGCGCGTAGGCCACCTCGGTCGTGTAGTGATCCTGCGAAACCACCTGCATCGACATGAAGCGCTTGCCGGCGTCCGGCAACTTGATGGTGAGCGGTCCGGCATCCAGGTCGAACACGCCGGAGGAGTACAGCGTGTCGCGGTTCATGCGCACCACATCCTGCTTGTCGATCGAAGCCATTTCGCGCCGGTGCCTGAGCTTGCCGAAGGCGCCGTCGTCCATTGCGGCCTTCCGGAAATAGAGGTCTGTCTCCGCCCGAACGAAGTTGTGGACGTTGACCGCGTTGGGTTTGGCAGCTTGAGCGATTGCCGCGGTTGCAGCGGCCAGCAGTGCCAGGGCAAATATCGGACCTAGCGGAGATTTCATCGCCAACGACTCCTACTTTGACGGCGCCTTGGGGACGCCGAGCTCCTCGTCGACCTCGTCCTCGAACGCGCGCTTCTTGCCGGCGATGAAGCGTCTGTAGCCCTCCGGATCGATCCAGGCGTTGATGCCCTCGGTCTCCGCCCGCTTCTGCTTGCCTTCCAGGTCGTAATACTCGTTGTGCTGCGCCAGCCAGATGTCGGGCTTGATCATCTCGAGCGCGTGGTGCGTGTTGCGGTAGTCCTCGGTGATGCCGGGGTACGAAGG contains:
- a CDS encoding DUF1254 domain-containing protein, producing the protein MKSPLGPIFALALLAAATAAIAQAAKPNAVNVHNFVRAETDLYFRKAAMDDGAFGKLRHRREMASIDKQDVVRMNRDTLYSSGVFDLDAGPLTIKLPDAGKRFMSMQVVSQDHYTTEVAYAPGTFSYDKTKVGTRYVYVIIRTLANSDDPQDVKAANVVQDAIEVRQAGMGKFEVPNWDRASLAKARSALETLGSLGSVVDRFGRKDEVDPIDHLIGTAIGWGGNPRYAADYQSFYPPKNDGKTVYRLTLKDVPVDGFWSISVYNGKGFFQKNELGAYSFNNLTAKPDASGAYVIQFGGCGKATPNCLPIVAGWNFTMRLYRPRKEILDGSWKLPEAQPAS